One Acetobacter ghanensis DNA window includes the following coding sequences:
- a CDS encoding GlcG/HbpS family heme-binding protein, which translates to MQDTITTAMLNAAHAEAQRMGVKVCISILDAAAWPVAFLRMEGTILGAIDVANKKARTAALFQMDSADFAKIGHPNGAAYTLENTNGGMASFGGGLVLKAADGTVMGAIGVSGASTEQDIAIAQIAANVLKA; encoded by the coding sequence ATGCAAGATACAATTACCACTGCCATGTTGAATGCCGCTCATGCCGAGGCGCAGCGGATGGGGGTCAAGGTGTGCATCTCCATTCTGGATGCGGCGGCGTGGCCTGTTGCGTTTCTGCGGATGGAAGGCACCATTCTGGGTGCTATTGATGTCGCCAACAAAAAAGCCCGTACGGCCGCCCTGTTCCAGATGGATAGTGCTGATTTTGCAAAAATCGGTCATCCGAATGGTGCCGCCTATACGTTGGAAAACACCAATGGTGGCATGGCCAGTTTTGGTGGTGGCCTTGTTCTTAAAGCAGCAGATGGCACGGTCATGGGCGCTATTGGTGTGTCGGGTGCCAGCACGGAACAGGATATTGCCATTGCCCAGATTGCGGCAAATGTTCTTAAGGCCTGA
- a CDS encoding esterase/lipase family protein has protein sequence MPASYRPLTRTLYNRFSWIALCLAVSGCAAPVTVRHLSLTDSYKERSQSTLSGHKLSNTTRIVLERQNLLSIWKKDPTQAISILRASTQAQFYTPDFQDQLFALAELTYLHARKHTDRAEFMTAALYAYAYLNPDGPESAKPNPYDVHFRQACDLYMFALTEAMGSPVDVAPQRWTLPFGTLDLSTTPAQKEWYGYTLTDFRPTARLSVRGIKNVYRRAGLGEPLAAVPHPPANSQISFSITDKLRIPVTLLLEIPNPREQVFTNHVSGRLTLATIDKTTSLPTTDGVIPLQYDQTASRAISLSNAVDWSIEYKGFLDGNLFNKRAQLIAIEPHQYGHMPVVLVHGTASSPGRWADMVNDLLEDPDIRAHFEFWFFSYATGNPIPYSALQLRDALNRTIHDLGGTQADPALGQMTLIGHSQGGLLAKMLTIDPHDALWNGLTSRSLASLNLSDNARQFLKQTLFPTPMPEVKSVVFISTPQHGSYLADFSIAHLIGRMVTFPASITELTQQIIQGNAGALNVDMNPSRLGSVYGMSPHSAFIQTLAAIPVAPSVQSHSIIPVLGDGPLASADDGVVAYTSAHDPRVQSELIVRHSGHSTQANPITIAEVRRILLQQLAARVPDMRIKGDMNHTNITRIGGDYVIPATWGQQKP, from the coding sequence ATGCCTGCCTCTTACCGCCCCTTAACCCGCACCCTGTACAACCGTTTTTCGTGGATTGCACTGTGTCTGGCGGTTTCCGGTTGTGCTGCGCCCGTTACCGTGCGGCATCTGAGCCTGACAGACAGCTACAAGGAACGCAGCCAGAGCACTCTGAGCGGGCATAAACTCAGCAACACCACACGCATTGTGCTGGAACGCCAGAACCTTTTATCCATCTGGAAAAAAGACCCCACACAAGCCATTAGCATCCTACGGGCCAGCACACAGGCACAATTTTACACACCGGATTTTCAAGACCAGCTCTTTGCCCTTGCCGAGCTGACTTACCTCCATGCGCGCAAACACACTGATCGCGCAGAGTTTATGACAGCCGCACTTTATGCCTACGCCTACCTAAACCCGGATGGCCCGGAATCCGCCAAACCCAACCCTTATGATGTGCATTTTCGCCAAGCCTGCGACCTGTACATGTTTGCCTTAACCGAAGCCATGGGCAGCCCTGTGGACGTAGCCCCCCAGCGCTGGACACTTCCTTTTGGCACGCTGGACCTGTCCACCACACCAGCACAGAAAGAATGGTACGGGTACACCCTAACCGACTTCCGCCCCACAGCCCGGCTTTCGGTCCGCGGGATCAAGAACGTGTACCGCCGGGCTGGGCTGGGCGAGCCTCTGGCGGCTGTTCCACACCCTCCCGCCAATAGCCAGATCTCCTTTTCCATTACGGACAAGCTGCGTATTCCCGTTACGCTCCTACTCGAAATTCCCAACCCGAGAGAGCAGGTTTTCACCAACCATGTTTCCGGTCGCCTAACATTGGCGACAATTGATAAAACCACCAGTCTGCCAACAACAGATGGTGTTATTCCGCTGCAATATGACCAGACGGCCTCCCGCGCGATCAGTCTGAGCAACGCGGTTGACTGGTCTATTGAATACAAGGGGTTTTTGGATGGGAACCTCTTTAACAAACGGGCGCAACTGATTGCCATAGAGCCGCACCAGTACGGCCATATGCCCGTCGTGCTGGTGCATGGTACAGCCTCTAGCCCCGGACGCTGGGCAGACATGGTGAACGACCTTCTGGAAGACCCAGACATACGCGCGCATTTTGAGTTCTGGTTTTTCTCTTACGCAACGGGGAACCCCATCCCCTATTCCGCCCTCCAGCTACGCGATGCGCTCAACCGCACCATACATGACCTTGGCGGCACCCAAGCCGACCCAGCCCTGGGACAGATGACCCTTATAGGGCATAGTCAGGGTGGGTTACTCGCCAAGATGCTGACTATCGACCCGCATGACGCCTTGTGGAACGGTCTAACATCCCGTTCCCTTGCCAGCCTGAACCTTTCAGACAATGCAAGACAGTTTCTCAAACAGACGTTATTCCCCACCCCTATGCCAGAAGTCAAAAGTGTGGTGTTTATTTCCACCCCACAACACGGCAGTTATCTGGCTGATTTTTCCATCGCCCACCTCATCGGGCGGATGGTTACATTCCCCGCATCCATTACAGAGCTGACCCAACAGATTATTCAGGGCAATGCTGGGGCGCTTAACGTGGATATGAACCCAAGCCGCCTTGGAAGTGTTTATGGCATGTCCCCCCATAGCGCGTTCATTCAAACCCTTGCCGCCATTCCTGTTGCACCCAGCGTACAGAGCCACTCCATTATTCCCGTTCTGGGGGATGGCCCCCTTGCCAGCGCGGATGATGGCGTTGTGGCTTACACCAGCGCCCATGACCCTCGGGTGCAGAGCGAGTTGATTGTGCGTCATTCAGGGCATTCCACACAGGCCAACCCCATTACCATTGCAGAAGTCCGCCGTATTCTTTTGCAGCAACTGGCGGCCAGAGTGCCCGATATGCGTATAAAAGGGGATATGAACCACACAAACATTACACGTATTGGTGGTGACTACGTCATACCTGCCACATGGGGGCAGCAGAAACCATGA
- a CDS encoding ArsC family reductase, with protein MSDGMILYGIKNCDTVRKARNWLDEHDLAYIFHDYKLAGVTEQKLQAWVAQVGWEKLLNKAGTTFRKLSDADKTDLTEEKAIALMVAHPTLIKRPVLETPKGLLVGFKPELYASSVGKK; from the coding sequence GTGTCTGATGGTATGATTTTATACGGCATTAAAAACTGTGACACCGTGCGTAAAGCCCGTAACTGGCTGGATGAGCACGATCTGGCTTATATTTTTCATGATTACAAACTGGCCGGTGTAACCGAGCAGAAGCTACAGGCATGGGTAGCGCAGGTGGGGTGGGAAAAGCTTCTGAATAAGGCGGGCACAACTTTCAGAAAGTTGTCCGATGCGGACAAAACCGACCTGACAGAAGAAAAAGCCATCGCCCTGATGGTTGCCCATCCAACGTTAATTAAACGCCCGGTGTTGGAAACACCCAAAGGGTTGCTGGTAGGATTTAAACCGGAACTTTACGCCAGTTCCGTTGGTAAAAAATAA
- a CDS encoding YtcA family lipoprotein: MRYHPFLHATPVLLLSLAGCKVTGAPSFPLAGAYFPSWMLCGMLGIAVAVGLRVLFLATDIDAALRLRLFTYVSLGTITALLFWLVAFGP, from the coding sequence ATGCGTTACCATCCCTTCCTGCACGCCACACCTGTTCTGCTTTTATCTCTGGCAGGCTGCAAGGTTACGGGCGCCCCCTCCTTTCCATTAGCCGGAGCCTACTTCCCCAGTTGGATGCTCTGCGGCATGTTGGGCATCGCTGTAGCCGTAGGCTTACGCGTTCTGTTCCTTGCCACCGATATTGATGCCGCGCTCCGCCTGCGGCTGTTCACCTATGTTTCGCTAGGCACCATAACAGCCCTGCTGTTCTGGCTTGTGGCATTCGGGCCGTAA
- a CDS encoding LysE family translocator — protein sequence MPHVLLPILTFAAAWGVLVLTPGTETALVIRLGMNVGRRAAFGAALGTGTGLAIWGAGTAFGVSALVAASPKLYLTLEWAGAFYLAYLGIKLLMPSAGAEAMAHADEEARHIGNLASGYQRGLLTTCLNPLVGVFDLTAFAQFIPAGVNRVTYSLLLAGVQVVMAVLWYVILAYMAFSLGRVLSSPKVVRGLDVLTGMVFLFFALRLALSGLPT from the coding sequence ATGCCCCATGTTCTTCTGCCTATTCTGACCTTTGCCGCAGCATGGGGTGTTCTGGTGCTGACACCGGGAACAGAAACCGCTCTGGTTATCCGGCTGGGTATGAATGTCGGGCGCAGGGCGGCTTTTGGTGCGGCCTTGGGTACGGGGACTGGGTTGGCAATATGGGGGGCTGGCACGGCTTTTGGGGTGAGTGCGCTCGTAGCGGCATCCCCTAAGCTCTATTTGACGCTGGAATGGGCGGGTGCGTTCTATCTGGCGTATCTGGGCATCAAATTGCTCATGCCATCAGCCGGTGCGGAGGCTATGGCCCATGCGGATGAGGAGGCCCGCCACATTGGTAATCTGGCATCTGGTTATCAGCGAGGCCTTTTGACCACATGCCTTAATCCGCTGGTGGGTGTGTTTGACCTAACGGCTTTTGCCCAGTTTATTCCCGCAGGCGTTAACCGGGTAACGTATTCGTTGCTGCTGGCAGGTGTGCAGGTGGTTATGGCAGTGCTGTGGTATGTTATTCTGGCGTATATGGCGTTTTCTTTAGGGCGGGTTCTGTCCAGCCCCAAGGTCGTGCGCGGGCTGGATGTGCTGACGGGTATGGTTTTTCTCTTTTTTGCACTCCGGCTCGCACTCAGTGGTCTTCCTACCTGA
- a CDS encoding Lnb N-terminal periplasmic domain-containing protein, with the protein MTVQRSFIHRHIKWILFFITIIFSVYTCAAIYYSTLEPNSLRLGATALYALLCLATLYLQKPKRQLAALCSLAICFFIWFFTDTPRNTRDWAGEYAVLADAVQEGRIVHVKNIRNITYRSETDYTPHYYNADFNLDHLSSIDLVTSYWAGNSIAHVFLSFGFDDGRHLAVSIETRRQKKFGYSTIAGFFHHYELTYVTADERDLIGVRTDIRKERVYLYRLNLSPQTREAVFKNYLNEIHLLTTQPRWYNTLMDNCTTEILARANARPRYRLDWRILLSGYTASLAYDLGLLDTHYDFATLHRLSRINRPENATPDANYSNEIRESLPFTLDNK; encoded by the coding sequence ATGACAGTACAGCGCTCCTTCATCCACCGTCACATCAAATGGATACTGTTTTTTATAACCATCATTTTTTCTGTTTATACATGCGCTGCCATTTACTACTCCACACTTGAGCCAAACAGCCTCCGGCTTGGTGCTACGGCACTTTATGCTCTGCTCTGTCTGGCAACGCTGTATTTACAAAAGCCCAAGCGGCAACTTGCCGCTCTATGCAGCCTTGCGATCTGTTTTTTCATCTGGTTCTTTACAGACACTCCCCGTAACACCCGCGACTGGGCGGGGGAATATGCCGTGCTGGCCGACGCTGTACAGGAAGGCCGCATCGTGCATGTTAAGAATATCCGAAACATCACTTACCGAAGTGAGACAGATTACACCCCGCATTATTACAATGCGGACTTCAATCTGGACCACCTGTCCTCCATCGACCTGGTCACATCTTACTGGGCAGGCAACAGTATTGCCCATGTGTTTCTGTCTTTCGGGTTTGATGACGGCCGGCATCTTGCTGTTTCCATTGAAACACGCAGACAGAAAAAATTTGGTTACTCAACGATCGCCGGATTTTTCCACCATTACGAACTGACATATGTGACCGCAGATGAACGCGACCTGATTGGCGTACGCACGGATATACGCAAGGAGCGTGTTTACCTTTACCGCCTCAACCTCTCCCCCCAGACGCGGGAAGCCGTTTTTAAGAATTACCTGAACGAGATCCATCTCCTGACCACGCAACCACGGTGGTACAACACGCTGATGGACAACTGCACGACAGAAATACTGGCTCGCGCCAATGCACGCCCCCGCTACAGGCTGGATTGGCGCATTCTGCTCAGCGGTTATACAGCCTCCCTCGCCTATGATTTAGGGCTGCTGGATACCCACTATGACTTTGCCACACTCCACAGACTCAGCCGGATAAACAGACCAGAAAACGCTACCCCAGATGCGAATTACTCTAATGAAATACGCGAATCCCTACCATTCACACTTGATAACAAATAA
- a CDS encoding DUF1489 family protein: MINLIKLVVGVTSLEELAERQTLPANQRLHPASGKMLPVVRTRTFPKQADELLQGGSLYRVIAGLILCRQRLVDIQSEVRADGTNGTLLFVDPTIIRVEARALRPFQGWRYLRPADAPPDLKHGAGHDQLPPALQKELALLGL, translated from the coding sequence ATGATAAACCTGATTAAACTTGTTGTGGGTGTAACCTCGCTCGAAGAACTGGCAGAACGCCAGACATTACCTGCAAACCAGCGGTTGCACCCAGCAAGTGGTAAAATGCTGCCTGTTGTACGCACGCGCACCTTTCCCAAACAGGCTGATGAGCTGTTGCAGGGCGGCTCTCTTTACCGGGTTATTGCCGGGCTTATTCTATGCCGCCAGCGGCTGGTTGATATTCAGTCTGAAGTGCGCGCCGATGGTACAAACGGCACACTGCTCTTTGTGGACCCAACCATTATCCGGGTAGAAGCCCGCGCCCTCCGCCCTTTTCAGGGGTGGCGATACCTGCGTCCGGCCGATGCCCCCCCAGACCTGAAGCATGGTGCAGGGCATGACCAGTTACCACCGGCCCTGCAAAAGGAGTTGGCTCTGCTGGGATTATAA
- the bfr gene encoding bacterioferritin, producing the protein MMVKDPKVIEHLNIQLTNELTAINQYFLHARTLRHWGVTLLGKKEYEESIEEMRHADWLIERILYLGGLPNVQRLNTILIGQDVKEILECDMKLEEKAMKDLREGIAYCESVRDFVSRDLLLKILSNEEEHEDFIDRQFDLIKQIGVERYIQLNSASAPEQE; encoded by the coding sequence ATCATGGTCAAAGATCCCAAGGTTATCGAACACCTCAACATTCAGCTCACCAATGAGTTGACCGCCATCAACCAGTATTTTCTGCATGCCCGCACCCTGCGCCACTGGGGCGTGACCCTGCTAGGCAAAAAAGAATACGAAGAATCCATTGAGGAAATGCGTCACGCTGACTGGCTGATCGAGCGCATTCTGTATCTGGGTGGCCTGCCCAACGTGCAGCGCCTGAACACGATTCTGATCGGGCAGGACGTCAAGGAAATCCTTGAATGCGACATGAAGCTCGAAGAAAAGGCCATGAAGGACCTGCGCGAAGGCATTGCCTATTGCGAAAGCGTGCGTGACTTCGTGTCCCGCGACCTTCTGCTGAAAATCCTGTCGAACGAAGAAGAACACGAAGACTTTATCGACCGTCAGTTCGACCTCATCAAGCAGATTGGCGTTGAACGTTACATTCAACTTAACTCCGCTTCTGCTCCTGAACAGGAATAA
- a CDS encoding MFS transporter, protein MTTQTAPPAGGPPSLVPPEGRTAALLVLTFGAFVVGTGEFAIMGMLPEFAASLHLSTADAGYAITAYALGVVVGAPLITILGARLSRRELLLVLLLLFGFGNLLSIAMPSAGLVEVARFITGLPHGAIFGVSALVAASMVERSRRGWAVGRVLSGIAISTLVGAPFSTFAANHFGWRIAYLIIGLFGFLTFAGVWRFIPADTPNRANSPLREVTALGNAQVLLTLLTAAIGFGGMFAIYTYLTSVLQNVTHVPEWQVMVYMVIWGLGMLAGANIGAWLVDRNINLAAIFALAGSALAMLVFTALLHNNIALMVDVFMIPASVNALGPALQTRLMDFAGDAQTLAASLNHSAFNIANALGASLGSVLLGQQFGYGALGVGGALLSIGGLVVYLLALFILKKSGVAEERLPIT, encoded by the coding sequence ATGACAACACAGACAGCACCACCCGCCGGTGGCCCTCCCTCTCTTGTGCCACCAGAAGGCAGAACAGCAGCGCTGCTTGTTCTGACGTTTGGTGCTTTTGTTGTGGGTACAGGTGAGTTTGCAATTATGGGGATGCTGCCGGAGTTTGCAGCATCCCTACATCTTTCTACAGCCGATGCTGGTTACGCCATTACGGCTTATGCTCTGGGCGTAGTTGTGGGCGCGCCGCTGATTACCATTTTGGGTGCGCGCCTCTCCCGTCGTGAGTTGCTGCTTGTGCTGTTGCTGCTGTTCGGGTTTGGCAATCTGCTGAGTATTGCCATGCCTTCTGCAGGCTTGGTCGAGGTTGCGCGCTTTATTACCGGGCTGCCACATGGGGCCATTTTTGGCGTGTCGGCGTTGGTGGCGGCATCCATGGTGGAGCGTTCGCGCAGAGGGTGGGCTGTTGGTCGTGTTTTGTCCGGTATTGCTATTTCCACCTTGGTGGGCGCGCCATTTTCTACATTTGCAGCCAATCATTTTGGTTGGCGGATTGCTTACCTGATTATTGGTCTGTTCGGTTTTCTGACCTTTGCAGGGGTATGGCGTTTTATTCCTGCGGATACACCAAACCGCGCCAATTCACCGCTCAGGGAGGTTACGGCATTAGGCAACGCGCAGGTTTTGCTGACATTGCTAACAGCCGCCATCGGCTTTGGCGGTATGTTTGCAATCTATACCTATCTGACAAGTGTTTTGCAGAATGTGACGCATGTGCCCGAATGGCAGGTAATGGTGTATATGGTCATCTGGGGTCTAGGAATGTTGGCGGGAGCTAATATCGGGGCTTGGCTGGTTGACCGTAACATTAATCTGGCGGCTATTTTTGCGCTGGCAGGCAGTGCGTTGGCCATGCTGGTTTTTACCGCGTTACTGCACAACAATATTGCTCTGATGGTTGATGTGTTCATGATCCCTGCCAGCGTGAACGCGCTAGGTCCGGCCTTGCAGACAAGGTTGATGGATTTTGCAGGGGATGCGCAAACACTTGCAGCATCCCTTAATCATTCGGCTTTTAATATAGCCAATGCGCTTGGCGCCTCGCTGGGGAGCGTTCTGCTAGGCCAGCAGTTTGGTTATGGCGCGCTTGGTGTCGGTGGTGCGTTGCTATCCATCGGAGGGTTGGTCGTTTATCTTCTGGCGCTGTTCATTCTCAAAAAAAGTGGTGTAGCAGAAGAACGTTTGCCAATAACCTGA
- a CDS encoding IclR family transcriptional regulator: protein MTKTPKLIQSIERSAAILEIMAQQGGSARLQQIASISGIGKTTVHNILQTLDHLGYVQRRPGDMRYHLGGRILNLARIAGDDTTLRARLRPVLERVALNSGATAWLAVPSGDQATYLDVVDPHGLYPNLSSVPRRENLEGSAVGWVFLACVPGLGKRVLATRANALDEGVLTRIEDVRIKGYALDLEAYRPGLNGVAIPWRENGEVRASLCLTGPPAKFPQHRLIRLAWMMMRSVEQPDIQ from the coding sequence ATGACAAAAACGCCAAAGCTTATTCAGTCCATAGAACGCTCGGCTGCCATTTTGGAAATTATGGCCCAGCAGGGTGGAAGTGCCCGTTTGCAGCAAATTGCCAGTATTTCAGGCATTGGCAAAACAACGGTACACAACATTTTACAAACGTTGGACCATTTGGGTTATGTCCAGCGGCGTCCGGGGGATATGCGTTACCATTTGGGAGGGCGTATTCTCAACCTTGCGCGTATTGCAGGGGATGACACAACATTGCGCGCCCGCCTGCGCCCTGTATTGGAACGTGTTGCGTTAAACAGTGGCGCTACGGCCTGGCTGGCGGTCCCCAGTGGGGATCAGGCCACTTATCTGGATGTTGTGGACCCGCATGGCCTTTACCCCAACCTGTCCTCTGTGCCCAGACGCGAGAATCTGGAAGGGTCAGCAGTTGGCTGGGTCTTTCTGGCCTGCGTGCCGGGGTTGGGTAAACGGGTGCTGGCAACCCGCGCCAATGCGTTGGATGAGGGCGTTCTGACCAGAATAGAAGATGTGCGGATTAAGGGGTACGCGCTGGATCTGGAGGCGTACCGCCCCGGGCTGAATGGGGTTGCCATTCCATGGCGTGAGAATGGAGAGGTCCGGGCCAGTTTGTGCCTGACCGGGCCGCCAGCCAAATTCCCACAGCACCGGCTTATCCGGCTTGCATGGATGATGATGCGGTCTGTCGAACAACCAGATATTCAATAA
- a CDS encoding histidine phosphatase family protein, with the protein MLANVASLTKGARAGKVGVLKLLCCASDLPSAVRRGHLPSVGEQVTCPFDMQKVADFLPSCRQLTLYCAPDVALPDVGGHQLLIVESLRDRNYGTWAGTALQDIAPAEQLSFLSDALFAPPEGESFAACYQRTAQWLRDLEQVASAAVVLARPSIVRNLILQVLYAGDGVVGMGHAARLDVSPRSYSLLTGHAGRWRVGMVASPA; encoded by the coding sequence ATGCTGGCAAATGTTGCCTCCCTTACAAAGGGAGCACGTGCTGGAAAGGTCGGTGTTTTGAAACTGCTTTGCTGTGCATCTGATTTGCCATCTGCGGTCAGGCGAGGGCACCTGCCATCCGTGGGGGAGCAGGTGACCTGTCCCTTTGATATGCAAAAAGTGGCAGATTTTTTGCCATCATGCCGTCAGCTTACCCTGTATTGTGCACCGGATGTGGCGTTGCCTGATGTTGGCGGGCACCAGCTCCTGATTGTCGAAAGCTTGCGGGATCGGAATTACGGAACGTGGGCTGGCACGGCTTTGCAGGATATTGCTCCAGCAGAGCAGCTTTCCTTTTTATCCGATGCGTTGTTCGCCCCACCGGAAGGGGAAAGCTTTGCTGCCTGTTACCAGCGAACAGCGCAATGGTTGAGGGATCTGGAGCAGGTTGCATCAGCAGCAGTGGTGCTGGCGCGCCCCTCCATTGTGCGGAACCTCATTTTGCAGGTCTTGTATGCGGGGGATGGTGTGGTGGGCATGGGCCATGCAGCCCGGCTGGATGTATCGCCCCGGAGTTATAGCCTGTTAACCGGCCACGCAGGGCGGTGGCGTGTGGGTATGGTAGCCAGCCCGGCGTAA
- the hemW gene encoding radical SAM family heme chaperone HemW, with product MQHEPLALYIHWPFCLAKCPYCDFNSHVRDTIPQARFAKALRAELAYDAARLGRRRLTSIFFGGGTPSLMAPETVAALIEDATTLFDAAPDLEITLEANPTSVEAERLHQFRQAGVNRVSLGIQALDDHALSFLGREHSAAQARAALETARSLFPRLTFDLIYARPEQTLAAWRQELTTALQLADDHLSLYQLTIEPGTRFEALYRKGTFTLPDNDTAAALYDATAELTHAHGMAAYEVSNYARPGSESQHNLTYWRYADYLGIGPGAHGRLSFGNTLLATRRHRAPEPWAELVEATGTGQTSADELTPHERAQEMLLMGLRVQEGIDLRRFYTRTGMMLDDAVDQPTLTQALAEGYLTRTEQSLRATAEGRVRLEALLAALVL from the coding sequence GTGCAACACGAACCACTCGCCCTTTACATCCACTGGCCGTTTTGTCTGGCCAAATGCCCGTACTGTGACTTCAACTCACATGTACGGGACACCATCCCTCAGGCCCGGTTTGCCAAGGCACTCCGGGCCGAACTGGCGTACGATGCCGCACGGCTTGGCCGCCGCAGGCTGACATCCATCTTCTTTGGCGGAGGCACGCCTTCGCTTATGGCGCCAGAAACAGTGGCCGCCCTGATAGAAGACGCCACAACACTGTTTGATGCCGCCCCCGATCTAGAAATCACACTGGAAGCCAACCCGACCAGCGTGGAAGCCGAACGCCTGCACCAGTTCCGGCAGGCGGGCGTTAACCGTGTTTCCCTTGGCATTCAGGCGTTGGATGACCACGCTCTCTCTTTTTTGGGGCGGGAACATTCAGCCGCACAGGCCCGCGCAGCGCTGGAGACGGCCCGCAGCCTGTTCCCTCGCCTGACGTTTGACCTCATCTACGCCCGGCCGGAACAAACCCTTGCAGCGTGGCGGCAGGAACTAACAACCGCCCTGCAACTGGCGGACGACCATCTCTCGCTCTACCAGCTCACAATAGAGCCGGGGACACGTTTTGAGGCTCTGTACCGCAAAGGCACATTTACCCTCCCCGATAATGACACGGCGGCCGCGCTATACGATGCCACGGCAGAATTAACCCATGCCCACGGCATGGCGGCCTACGAGGTCTCCAACTATGCTCGCCCCGGTAGCGAGAGTCAGCACAACCTGACCTACTGGCGTTATGCGGACTATCTGGGCATAGGGCCCGGCGCACATGGCCGCCTGAGCTTTGGCAACACATTGCTGGCCACACGCCGCCACCGTGCGCCTGAACCGTGGGCCGAGCTGGTAGAGGCGACCGGCACGGGCCAGACCTCGGCTGATGAACTAACACCACATGAACGCGCGCAGGAAATGCTGCTAATGGGCCTGCGCGTGCAGGAAGGCATTGACCTGCGCCGTTTTTACACGCGCACCGGCATGATGCTGGACGATGCTGTAGACCAGCCCACTCTGACGCAAGCACTGGCAGAGGGCTACCTGACCCGCACCGAGCAGTCGCTCCGCGCCACGGCAGAAGGACGGGTACGACTGGAAGCACTTCTGGCCGCCCTTGTGCTTTAG